The genomic interval ATCCACGACGTCCTCGCGGCCTCCCTGCGCCAGACGGTCCTGCCCCAGGAAACCCTGGGCCGCGCGGCGGGCGCCTTCAAGGCCGTCGGCGGCGGGACCATGCTGGTGGGCGCCCTGGCCCTCGGCGCGCTCGGCGGCCTCATCGGCGTCCGCGAGACCCTGTTCGTCGCCGCCGCCGGCCTGGCGGTGGGACCGCTCATCGCCCTGACCTCGCCGGCCCTGCGCCGCGTCAAGGGGATCGAGCTGGACGCGGCGTGACCGCGGCCAGCCGACTCTGCCGCCGGCAGGCCCTCAGACCGGCTCCATCTCCTTGGGCGCCGTGACGCGCCGCGTCCGGGTCTGGGCCTTGGGCTTGGGCTTGGGCAGCAGGCGAAAGCGGGTCTGACACCAGGCGAAATCGACCCCGACATCCAGCAGGGCGTCGGACCGCCCGCAGGGGCAGGCGAACTCCATGACCGCGAACACCCGGTAGCTCTCCCCCGCCACCAGGGGCGTCGGCCGGCCCGTGGCGTGGTTGGGGGCGACATTGACGCAGATGACCAGGTCTCCGGGACCCACCGCCTCGCTCATGGCCTGCCTCCTGGGTGCTGCCGGAAAGATGAGCCTCCGCCCCGCGACGGGCAAGCCCCTCCGGGCGCCGGCGGCGGACCTTGCGCGCGGAGCCGAGGTTCGGGCTGAGACATCGGCGACCGGACTTCCGGCGGTGATCGTGCTAACCGGACGCGGCCCTCGGCGATCGCTCAAGCCGCATCCCACCCCCGCCGCGGACGTCTGCGCCTGTCGTCCGGGTCCACCATTGTCCCCAGGGTCACCCACCGCCATGGAAAAAGTGCCGATGACCGCTCAGGGCTACCGCGCCCTGGACGAAGACTTGAAGCGGCTGAAGACCATCGAGCGGCCCGCCGTGACCGTGGCGATCGGCGAGGCGCGCCTGCACGGCGACCTGAAGGAGAACGCCGAGTACCATTCCGCCAAGGACCGGCAGGGGTGGATCGAAGGACAGATTGTCCAGATCGGCGACATGATCGCCCGCGCCCAGGTCATCGACGTCAGCAAGCTGTCGGGAACCCAGATCAAGTTCGGCGCCACCATCTCCGTCATCGACCAAAAGACCGAGAAGCCCGCCCGCTACCAGATCGTCGGCGAGCATGAGGCCGACGTGAAGCAGGGCCGCATCTCGATCACCTCCCCCATCGCGCGTGCGATGATCGGCAAGGAGAGCGGCGACCTCGTCGAGGTGAAAAGCCCCGGCGGCCTGACGGCCTACGAGGTCACCAAGGTCGAGTGGATCTGATCCCCGGACCTTTCGAAAGTCGAACCGCCGAGGTCTTTGATGCGCCAACAGCGGACGTTCAGGCGCCGGCGGAAAGTGGACATTGCCGCTCCTCCACTCGAGGACTATTTTCTGGCTCCGATTGTAAGATTTCGCCCTGCCTCGCGACTACCTCACCTACAAGACGGGGGCAGAGTTGTCGGGCATGGTTGATCGCGGAGTTCAGGCTGCGATGACGCTTCAAAATTCCGCCGACCCCTTCGGCCAGTGGGAAGCGATGCTGACGCCGGAGGTCGTTCGTGGGCGCCTCATCCGATCCGGCCTATTCTCCCTGGGATACGAACTCCTGGAAAGCGCGGTGATCGGCCGTCTGCGGGATTTCTACGCAGACTTCACCGATTGTGAGCTCAGGCCGGGAGGCGATTACCGAAAAGCCGTGCTGGCATTGGACCCCAAGGGCGACGGCGATGCACTGCGCGCATCACTAGCCTGGCTGGTCGACTCCGACGTTATCTCCGAAGAAGACAGGAACGCCTTTTGGCGGATCAAGGCCGCCCGAAACGACGTGGCCCACGACCTGGCCCAGATCGTCGGAGGTTCCAAGCCTGAGTCCTTCGATCAGTTGTTCGGCGACATGCTGCGCTTGTTGAACCAAATCCAGCGGTGGTGGGTGATCAATTTCGACGCCGCGACCGATCCAGCCTGGGACGGCGTCGAGATTGATCCAGAAGAGGTCACCCACGGCACATCGATGATCATGCAGATTTTGGTGGACGTGGCCCTCGGAGATGAGGACCTTGCCGGACAACACCTAAGGTTGTTTCAGGCGGAACTGAAAAACCGGCAACCACCGACTTAACCGGCAAGCCTGTCGAGGCGATTGCCTAAGAGCGATCCATGCACACTTGCCCGCCGCCCGGCGCCTCCATAGCCGCCTGGCTCAAAGAGACCAACCAGATCGCCGGCAACTACGGCCATCTGCTTCTTGAGCAGCTGGCGCCGATCGATCCTGGCCAGCTTCGCCCCTATTTCGAGTCCGCGCATTTGGACGCCCGTGAGGTCTTCCACGGGGATGCGGGCCTCGACCTGCACCCCGACGCCGGCGCGCCCGGCGGCCATGCCCAATATCCCGCATGTCTGCCCCCCACGGCCCGCCGCGGGCTCTTCGGTGAAGTCCTCTGCGGGCTCGTCACACAACAATACGCGTTCGTTGGCGATGAGGACTGGGCGATCCCCGTGTTCCTATTCCGCCACCACGCGGACGCCCGAAAGTACGTGTTCGCGCTCGCGCGCGACCCCGCTCGACAGCGTCAGCTCCATGGCCGCCACGGCAATGACTTCATCGCTGTCTGTCTTGATGGCCAAGGCTCGGTGGTTCGCTTCCTTGCCGGCGAGGCTAAGTGGCGCAAGGCCCTGACGCCCGGGGAAGTCGAAACCCTGATGCACGGTGAGTGGGAAACCGACGGCGCAGGGGTCAAGAAGCGATCCGGCCTGGGTATCTGGTACGGCCTAAACCGCGAGCTCGCCGCTCCTGATGGACTTCGCCAACTCCAGGCGATCCTCAAAGAGCGCGACTCCGAGGGCTTCGCCGCCGCCATCCTGTCGTTGGACCGTGCCCTGATCCTACGCGATCCCGTCGTCATCCCTCGGACGGATCTTGTGATGTTGAGCGGCAACGCCGCGAAAAAGCACAAGGACGGCGCATCTCTTCTGCCGAGCGACGCGCCGCCAGCCGACTACACCGCTGGCAACCCTCTGCAGGTCGTTGAGGTCATCTTGAAGGACGGCGACGGGCTGATTGATCAGCTTTACGATAGCCTTTGGGGAGGCGTCTGATGGCGTTGGAGGCCGAACGGCTTCAAGTAGCCGAGACCCTTCGGCGCGAGTTGGGCCAGACCAATGCGCTGACGCCAGAGCAGGCGCGCCTTTTCGTCCGCTGCCTCCAGCATTCGTGGCAAGTCCCGCCCAACCAGTGGTCGGCGCTCGAATCTCAAGAGCAACTCGCCGACGCGCGCC from Mycobacteriales bacterium carries:
- the greA gene encoding transcription elongation factor GreA, whose product is MEKVPMTAQGYRALDEDLKRLKTIERPAVTVAIGEARLHGDLKENAEYHSAKDRQGWIEGQIVQIGDMIARAQVIDVSKLSGTQIKFGATISVIDQKTEKPARYQIVGEHEADVKQGRISITSPIARAMIGKESGDLVEVKSPGGLTAYEVTKVEWI